Proteins encoded within one genomic window of Halobacteroides halobius DSM 5150:
- a CDS encoding YqhV family protein, whose translation MFGIKDKIVLSMSAIRLISGMIELLAACLIFKFNSRIVAFEINSFLALVGPLVMVLATSVGLIGLADELSLLQMGVIVLGVILIFVGIKL comes from the coding sequence ATGTTTGGAATTAAAGATAAAATTGTACTTAGTATGTCAGCTATTAGATTAATCTCTGGGATGATTGAGTTATTAGCAGCTTGTTTAATCTTTAAGTTTAACTCAAGAATTGTTGCTTTTGAAATCAACTCTTTCTTGGCTTTAGTTGGCCCATTAGTAATGGTATTAGCTACTAGTGTAGGACTAATAGGTCTTGCTGATGAATTATCTTTATTACAGATGGGAGTAATTGTGTTAGGAGTAATATTAATTTTTGTAGGCATAAAGTTATAA
- a CDS encoding M15 family metallopeptidase has protein sequence MNKKIFIIGLLLLMISYSGIKIFAIDNLIFQPNLNGSIENDHIPPQQKNDPSNNPIIGPIKRTKAGKAIITQPTSKLVLVNKNRALPADFRPTNLTIPNIPFPFEENVPKKQVRPIVAQALEKLFTQAKQENIKLAGISGYRSYQRQKNIFNYNVRRKGKKEANKTSAQPGESEHQTGLAIDVSSPKINYQLIEKFGETKAGKWLANNASKYGFIIRYPKAKKRITGYQYEPWHLRYVGRKHALKISSNNLTLEQYLQQG, from the coding sequence ATGAATAAAAAAATATTTATTATTGGTCTTTTATTACTAATGATTAGTTATTCTGGGATTAAAATTTTTGCTATTGATAATTTAATCTTTCAACCTAATCTAAATGGTTCAATAGAAAATGATCATATTCCACCACAACAAAAAAATGACCCTTCTAATAACCCCATAATTGGCCCAATTAAAAGAACTAAAGCAGGAAAAGCAATTATTACTCAACCAACTAGCAAATTAGTATTAGTTAATAAAAACCGAGCACTACCAGCTGATTTTAGACCAACTAACTTGACAATTCCTAATATTCCATTTCCTTTTGAAGAAAATGTACCTAAAAAACAAGTTAGACCAATAGTCGCTCAAGCACTAGAAAAATTATTTACTCAAGCTAAACAAGAAAATATTAAACTAGCTGGTATCTCTGGATATCGATCTTACCAAAGACAAAAAAATATTTTTAACTATAATGTCAGAAGAAAAGGAAAAAAAGAAGCAAATAAGACTAGTGCTCAACCAGGTGAGAGTGAACACCAGACTGGACTAGCTATTGATGTATCTAGTCCAAAAATAAATTATCAATTAATAGAAAAATTTGGAGAAACTAAAGCAGGAAAGTGGTTAGCTAATAATGCTTCTAAATATGGTTTTATTATTCGTTATCCAAAAGCAAAAAAAAGAATCACTGGTTATCAATATGAACCATGGCATCTTCGTTATGTAGGACGAAAGCATGCCCTTAAAATTAGCTCTAATAACCTAACTTTAGAACAATATTTACAGCAAGGATAA
- the pgsA gene encoding CDP-diacylglycerol--glycerol-3-phosphate 3-phosphatidyltransferase: MTVANCLTLIRILLLPFFLFFFFYDFSNHYLIAAIIFTLSALTDLFDGYIARKFDQITSLGKILDPLADKLTFIIVFTALAIDGFIPFILIVFILVRELVVLCGSMYMYYRSKDIISPSNTGKGATFLLYITAVSYIWDLSFLQPAAFIAIGLALLSGVRYCIEGYNKYFVGHNIKK, encoded by the coding sequence ATGACTGTGGCTAATTGTTTAACGTTGATTCGTATCTTACTTCTCCCGTTTTTTTTATTTTTCTTTTTTTACGATTTTTCTAATCATTATTTAATTGCAGCAATTATCTTTACGTTATCTGCTTTAACTGATTTATTTGATGGTTATATTGCTCGTAAATTTGATCAAATAACTTCTTTAGGTAAGATATTAGATCCATTAGCTGATAAATTAACTTTTATTATTGTTTTTACCGCTTTAGCAATTGACGGATTTATTCCATTTATTTTAATAGTATTTATTTTAGTTAGAGAATTAGTTGTTTTATGTGGATCTATGTATATGTACTATCGCAGTAAAGATATCATAAGTCCTAGTAATACTGGTAAAGGTGCTACCTTTTTACTTTACATAACAGCTGTTTCTTATATCTGGGATCTATCCTTTCTACAGCCAGCAGCTTTTATAGCAATTGGATTGGCCCTTCTGTCTGGAGTTAGGTATTGTATAGAAGGATATAATAAATACTTTGTAGGGCATAATATTAAAAAATAA
- a CDS encoding L,D-transpeptidase family protein: MNSLSKIIIVTLLIFLCSPIILATKQIPCDCKEVRTLSLKYPPLQGDDVWELQKQLQKLGFYKHKLNGSYDWQTYVALKKFQYINSKSATGVVKQKTWLKLAKALGKSPFVTVDNKKLNSPQGEISLVVDGYSRQLKVYSNGKLYHTFPVAIGKPSTKSPIGEWAIVHKDADWGGGFGDRWMGLNVPWGKYGIHGTNKPGSIGTAASHGCIRMYNKDVKLLYSWVEVGTRVKIIGNRDPIKLTHQLRPGHTGKDVLLVQERLRKYGFQPGYTDGRFGASTKEAIKNLKYIYGLKDDVVVDENVFYILNLK; encoded by the coding sequence GTGAATAGTTTAAGTAAAATAATTATAGTTACTTTACTTATTTTTTTGTGTTCTCCTATTATCTTAGCAACTAAACAGATTCCATGTGACTGTAAAGAAGTGCGGACTCTTTCTTTAAAATATCCACCACTGCAAGGAGATGATGTTTGGGAGTTACAAAAGCAATTACAAAAGTTAGGGTTTTATAAACATAAGTTAAATGGAAGCTATGATTGGCAAACATATGTAGCTTTAAAGAAGTTTCAGTATATTAATAGTAAAAGTGCAACTGGAGTAGTTAAGCAAAAGACTTGGCTTAAATTAGCTAAAGCTTTGGGTAAATCCCCTTTTGTAACAGTAGATAATAAGAAGTTAAATTCCCCTCAAGGAGAAATATCTCTTGTAGTAGATGGATATAGCAGACAGCTTAAGGTCTATTCAAACGGAAAATTATATCATACTTTTCCAGTTGCTATCGGAAAACCATCTACTAAATCCCCTATTGGTGAATGGGCAATAGTTCATAAAGATGCTGATTGGGGAGGAGGGTTTGGTGATAGATGGATGGGATTAAATGTTCCCTGGGGTAAGTATGGGATTCATGGGACCAATAAACCTGGGTCTATAGGTACAGCAGCTAGTCATGGTTGTATTAGGATGTATAATAAAGATGTTAAGCTTCTTTATTCATGGGTTGAGGTTGGAACTCGAGTTAAGATTATTGGAAATCGTGATCCCATTAAGCTCACCCACCAACTTCGGCCTGGTCATACTGGTAAAGATGTCTTATTAGTCCAAGAAAGATTAAGAAAGTATGGTTTCCAACCTGGTTATACTGATGGTAGGTTTGGAGCTTCTACTAAGGAAGCTATAAAGAATTTAAAGTATATTTATGGTTTAAAAGATGATGTAGTGGTAGATGAAAATGTATTTTATATTCTTAATTTAAAATAA
- the recU gene encoding Holliday junction resolvase RecU, giving the protein MGYNINYANRGQNLENMIETSNQQYSFQQRALIQKIPTPVKVLNINSRTGKITNGFYKKKSTVDYIGVYNGVSIAFDAKETSIKTRFDLSNVKQHQHKYLKQWNDNGGIGFLIIYFNKLDELYYLPFQLLDDYWQGMLQGGRKSIPYQEIAQKEFLIGSKGLVLVDYLSIVDKIIADKDNYNS; this is encoded by the coding sequence ATGGGTTATAATATTAATTATGCTAATCGGGGCCAAAACTTAGAAAATATGATTGAAACATCTAACCAACAGTATTCTTTTCAACAGCGGGCGTTAATTCAAAAGATACCTACTCCAGTTAAAGTACTAAATATTAATTCTAGAACAGGTAAAATAACTAATGGATTTTATAAAAAGAAGTCTACAGTTGATTATATTGGAGTTTATAATGGAGTTTCAATTGCTTTTGATGCTAAAGAGACTAGTATAAAGACAAGATTTGATTTAAGTAATGTTAAGCAACATCAGCATAAGTATTTAAAACAATGGAATGATAATGGGGGGATTGGATTTCTAATTATTTATTTTAATAAATTAGATGAACTTTACTATCTCCCCTTTCAATTATTAGATGATTATTGGCAAGGGATGTTACAGGGAGGAAGAAAAAGTATTCCGTATCAAGAAATTGCCCAAAAAGAATTTTTAATAGGTAGTAAAGGTTTAGTTTTGGTAGATTATTTATCTATAGTGGATAAAATTATAGCAGATAAAGATAATTATAATTCTTGA
- a CDS encoding ABC transporter substrate-binding protein, which yields MLKKFSFKKWLFSGIFFIVIAVISSGLTYYFKFYQQKGFSIDPQAKIDYEQEYQVTYWDYPLLIGQDKRYKKFLQQAISKFNKRYSNIRVNYQLLSFIEGPKKLKEALKEGNPPDIYHGIFGRKLVNSKLQIPVSIYLAKEKRDSYSSLAMAAFSYRKQIWGLPTWLLPEVWVGNKGLLTKAGLDLKKVTKQGWTIDKLLEITTKLKELDRDNNIIFNPYNARLFQQLLATIGKNNLVSQEKKLAIATKDLENIFQLLDKLQEEKVLPRNRAKMSKMLLSSLWANQAGLIAPVNIWLLNSLYQQSKKQQIDLTLLPIPTFSSQRNRVPISVTGLLLFRQENYQGDAHTKAVYKFAQFMNRQQNLYISKQLNVVPAYLPLQSVWKREVKLKKLIKKQLITYVSRGYSKKATGFANEKLEIKLRTKLRKNYQNYWLNNLSSTAVVNNIWMIGSRL from the coding sequence TTGCTTAAAAAGTTTAGTTTTAAAAAGTGGTTATTTAGTGGTATTTTTTTTATAGTAATTGCTGTAATTAGTAGTGGATTAACATATTATTTTAAGTTTTATCAACAGAAAGGGTTTAGTATAGACCCTCAAGCCAAAATAGATTATGAGCAAGAATATCAAGTTACTTATTGGGACTATCCCTTATTGATTGGCCAAGATAAGAGGTATAAAAAGTTTTTACAGCAAGCAATTAGTAAATTTAACAAGCGGTATTCTAATATAAGGGTTAATTATCAATTATTATCATTTATTGAAGGCCCTAAAAAGCTAAAAGAAGCCTTAAAAGAAGGGAACCCACCAGATATTTATCATGGTATCTTTGGTAGAAAATTAGTAAATTCTAAATTACAAATTCCAGTTAGTATTTATTTAGCTAAGGAAAAAAGAGATAGTTACAGTTCACTGGCTATGGCTGCTTTTTCATATCGAAAACAGATTTGGGGATTACCTACTTGGTTACTACCGGAAGTTTGGGTTGGTAATAAGGGTCTGTTGACTAAAGCGGGTTTAGATTTAAAAAAGGTTACTAAACAGGGGTGGACTATAGATAAATTATTAGAAATAACTACAAAACTTAAAGAGTTAGATAGAGATAATAATATAATATTTAATCCTTATAATGCAAGACTGTTTCAGCAGTTATTAGCTACAATAGGTAAAAATAATTTAGTCTCTCAAGAGAAGAAACTGGCTATTGCTACTAAAGATTTAGAAAATATCTTTCAACTATTAGATAAACTACAAGAAGAGAAAGTTTTACCTCGTAATAGAGCTAAAATGAGTAAGATGTTGTTGTCTAGTCTTTGGGCCAATCAAGCAGGATTAATAGCACCAGTAAACATTTGGCTGTTAAATAGTCTTTATCAACAAAGTAAAAAACAACAAATTGATTTAACATTACTACCTATTCCAACCTTTAGTTCTCAACGAAATAGAGTACCTATTTCTGTTACGGGATTACTTTTATTTAGACAAGAAAACTATCAAGGTGATGCTCATACTAAAGCTGTTTATAAATTTGCTCAATTTATGAATCGACAACAAAATTTATATATAAGTAAGCAATTAAATGTAGTGCCAGCTTATCTGCCATTACAATCTGTTTGGAAAAGAGAGGTAAAATTAAAGAAACTTATTAAAAAACAACTTATTACTTATGTAAGTAGAGGATACAGTAAAAAAGCAACTGGATTTGCTAATGAGAAATTAGAAATTAAATTAAGAACAAAATTAAGAAAGAATTACCAAAATTATTGGTTAAATAATCTATCTAGCACTGCAGTAGTTAATAATATCTGGATGATTGGCAGCAGGTTATAA
- a CDS encoding 2-phosphosulfolactate phosphatase, giving the protein MKLDVILSADEIVAEEIIGKVAVVIDVLRATSTMITSLANGYKQILPVVSIEEAKELSASLKEKHFIAGERNGVKIKGFDFGNSPCDYIKSSVRKKLILTTTNGTKCFTRLQKAQEVIILSLLNMKAVIDWLQKKDEIVFCCAGRGGQFALDDFITAGKAIAQLSANNQIKLSDTAKVACDFYSYNKKSILKTLKNSASGQNLVKLGKESDIEFIASGEFSIVPFYKDHKIEVK; this is encoded by the coding sequence GTGAAATTAGATGTGATACTTTCTGCAGATGAAATTGTTGCAGAAGAAATAATAGGTAAAGTAGCGGTAGTAATTGATGTATTAAGGGCTACTAGTACGATGATAACTTCTTTGGCTAATGGTTATAAGCAAATACTACCTGTAGTTAGTATTGAAGAAGCGAAAGAGTTATCTGCTAGTTTAAAAGAAAAACATTTTATAGCAGGAGAGAGAAATGGAGTTAAGATTAAAGGATTTGATTTTGGGAACTCGCCTTGTGATTATATAAAAAGTAGTGTAAGAAAAAAGCTTATCTTAACTACTACTAATGGAACTAAATGTTTTACTAGGTTACAGAAAGCTCAAGAAGTTATAATTCTTTCTTTATTGAATATGAAAGCAGTTATTGACTGGTTACAAAAAAAAGATGAAATTGTTTTTTGTTGTGCTGGAAGAGGAGGGCAGTTTGCTCTAGATGATTTTATTACTGCTGGGAAAGCAATAGCTCAATTATCTGCTAATAATCAAATAAAACTAAGTGATACTGCTAAGGTGGCTTGTGATTTTTATTCTTATAATAAAAAAAGTATTTTAAAAACACTAAAGAATTCAGCTAGCGGGCAAAATTTAGTTAAATTAGGAAAAGAAAGTGATATTGAATTTATAGCAAGTGGTGAATTTAGTATAGTACCTTTCTATAAAGATCATAAAATTGAAGTTAAATAA
- a CDS encoding response regulator: MAKEILITDDANFMRTMLAKILKENGYEVVGMAANGEEAIEKYKELNPDLVTMDITMPGMDGIEATKEIIDYDADAKIIVCSAMGQKPMVLEAIEAGAKDFIVKPIKPEKVNETLDKLLK; this comes from the coding sequence ATGGCAAAGGAGATATTAATTACAGATGACGCTAATTTTATGCGAACAATGCTGGCTAAAATATTAAAAGAAAATGGCTACGAGGTAGTTGGGATGGCAGCTAATGGAGAAGAAGCTATTGAAAAATATAAAGAATTAAATCCTGATTTAGTTACTATGGATATTACAATGCCGGGGATGGATGGTATTGAAGCGACTAAAGAGATTATTGATTATGATGCTGATGCTAAGATTATAGTTTGTAGTGCTATGGGCCAAAAACCTATGGTTTTAGAGGCTATTGAAGCTGGAGCAAAGGACTTTATTGTTAAGCCAATTAAGCCTGAAAAGGTAAATGAAACACTAGATAAATTACTTAAGTAA
- a CDS encoding YncE family protein, which produces MLVKKKGLLVWMILFICSLLLTGCNDAVVIKDLQIDSKFYHQTGYLLGNDRVKLKIELDKELNQDLTYYWKATGGRFLTQGKQEVTYITPKLPGDYSLKLVIKKENQVATTFKFPFVVKGNYPKRVKLNKVVINSLKSGVKLDWSAYKGTDFYSYKILRSNNFYIDDQAQVIANITNQAQDYYTDDNIEPNQVYSYQIMVINHSGYLSASNEEMIRGLPQGVRKQRIKEEISQIVVDDIHLKSYITVRDKRQILVLNNNGKIVKQINLGIYPKEAVLALENKYLFVLSLRGNSIVRIDLESLEKKKYKLNIRMKDITSSGDYLYLLPKSKRKLIRFAIKKGKIKNNFSIKFKGKRIKARRIRVINNEYLIADMVFGPTLFYNLKNLSKPIKKLDIGPIKDIAVSIAGSQYYIYLGSIGNRIIQSYLINSDDKIIEQQGFVVNSYPRDLLIKGNSLFVGYDSKKITIFDLKKDKLSQKIKLNNYIYDLGLSKKSKRLYLITAAIDKTNSYLTIIDLKKFN; this is translated from the coding sequence ATGTTGGTTAAGAAAAAAGGTTTATTAGTATGGATGATATTATTTATATGTAGTTTATTATTAACAGGCTGTAATGATGCGGTAGTAATTAAAGATTTACAAATTGATTCAAAATTTTATCATCAAACGGGTTATTTATTGGGAAATGATAGAGTAAAGCTTAAAATAGAATTAGATAAAGAATTAAATCAAGACTTAACTTATTATTGGAAAGCAACAGGAGGTAGATTTTTAACCCAAGGTAAGCAAGAGGTTACTTACATAACTCCTAAATTACCAGGTGATTATAGTTTAAAATTAGTAATTAAGAAAGAAAATCAAGTAGCAACAACATTTAAGTTTCCTTTTGTAGTAAAGGGAAATTATCCTAAGCGAGTAAAATTAAATAAAGTAGTTATTAATTCTTTAAAATCAGGAGTTAAATTAGACTGGTCAGCTTATAAAGGAACAGATTTTTATAGTTATAAAATACTAAGAAGTAATAATTTTTATATAGATGATCAGGCACAAGTTATAGCTAATATAACTAATCAAGCTCAAGATTATTATACAGATGATAATATTGAGCCCAATCAAGTTTATAGTTATCAAATTATGGTGATTAATCATAGTGGCTACCTATCAGCTAGTAATGAAGAAATGATTAGGGGATTGCCACAAGGAGTTAGAAAACAGCGGATTAAAGAGGAGATTTCTCAAATTGTAGTTGATGATATTCATCTTAAGTCTTATATTACAGTTAGGGATAAACGCCAGATTTTAGTTTTAAATAATAATGGTAAAATAGTCAAACAAATAAATTTAGGGATATACCCTAAAGAGGCAGTACTTGCTTTAGAAAATAAATATTTGTTTGTCTTAAGTTTAAGAGGAAATTCTATTGTTAGGATTGATTTAGAGTCATTAGAGAAAAAGAAATATAAGTTAAATATTAGGATGAAAGATATCACTAGTAGTGGTGATTATTTATACTTATTACCTAAGAGTAAAAGAAAGTTAATTAGGTTTGCTATTAAGAAGGGTAAGATTAAAAATAATTTTTCTATAAAGTTTAAAGGCAAACGGATAAAAGCAAGAAGAATAAGAGTGATTAATAATGAGTATTTAATAGCTGATATGGTATTTGGGCCAACTTTATTTTATAATTTAAAGAATTTAAGTAAGCCAATTAAGAAATTAGATATAGGGCCTATAAAAGATATAGCAGTTTCTATAGCAGGTAGTCAATATTATATATATCTAGGAAGTATAGGTAATAGAATTATCCAGTCATATCTGATAAATTCAGATGATAAAATAATAGAACAACAAGGATTTGTTGTTAATTCGTACCCTAGGGATTTATTAATTAAAGGGAATTCATTATTTGTAGGTTATGATTCTAAAAAAATCACTATTTTTGATTTAAAAAAGGATAAGCTTAGCCAGAAGATAAAATTAAATAATTACATCTATGATTTAGGGCTGTCTAAAAAGAGTAAAAGATTGTATTTAATAACTGCTGCAATAGATAAAACTAATAGTTATTTAACAATAATTGATTTAAAGAAGTTTAATTAG
- the murB gene encoding UDP-N-acetylmuramate dehydrogenase, with translation MIDNQSLKVKLQTIQNLEVRFNYSLKEHTTFKVGGPTDIFATPFSLNALKKLLKATKNQDLDRFILGEGSNIIVADKGVSGLVINMTELNKIKVKDTDLIAQTGATLTALADKALAAGLTGVEFATGIPGSLGGALYMNAGAYGGEIKDVVTKVLCLNETGEEIMLSKEEVDLSYRHSIFQEKDLIAFEAHIELDKGDERQIKEKMDDLNQKRWAKQPMEMPSAGSIFKRPVDHYAGALIEAAGLKGTKVGDAQVSTKHAGFIVNLGSATAQDIKRLIKKVQHKVYQKSGIKLEIEPKFIGDFTD, from the coding sequence ATGATAGATAACCAAAGTCTAAAAGTAAAATTACAAACAATACAAAACCTTGAAGTTAGATTCAATTATTCACTTAAAGAACATACAACATTTAAAGTAGGTGGGCCAACTGATATTTTTGCTACTCCTTTTAGTCTTAATGCACTAAAAAAGCTACTTAAAGCCACAAAAAACCAAGACTTAGATAGATTTATACTAGGAGAGGGAAGTAATATAATTGTTGCTGACAAAGGAGTCTCAGGATTAGTCATTAATATGACCGAATTAAATAAAATTAAAGTTAAAGACACAGACTTGATTGCTCAAACCGGGGCTACTCTAACTGCCTTAGCAGATAAAGCCTTAGCAGCTGGATTAACTGGAGTAGAATTTGCTACTGGCATTCCTGGTAGTTTAGGAGGAGCACTATATATGAATGCTGGTGCCTATGGAGGAGAAATAAAAGATGTAGTAACAAAAGTTCTCTGTTTAAATGAAACTGGAGAGGAAATTATGCTTTCCAAGGAAGAGGTGGATTTATCTTATCGCCATAGTATCTTTCAAGAAAAAGATTTAATTGCTTTTGAAGCCCACATTGAACTAGACAAAGGTGATGAAAGGCAGATTAAAGAAAAAATGGATGATTTGAACCAAAAAAGATGGGCCAAACAACCTATGGAAATGCCAAGTGCAGGTAGTATTTTTAAACGCCCTGTAGATCACTATGCAGGAGCCTTAATTGAAGCAGCAGGACTTAAAGGTACTAAAGTTGGTGATGCACAAGTATCTACCAAACACGCTGGATTTATTGTTAACCTAGGTTCAGCTACTGCCCAGGATATTAAAAGACTCATCAAAAAAGTACAACACAAAGTCTATCAAAAAAGCGGTATTAAGCTAGAAATAGAGCCTAAATTCATTGGTGATTTCACAGATTAA
- a CDS encoding phosphosulfolactate synthase, with protein sequence MVDYKRGWNFDFEFPLVAREEKPRTQGLTMIIDKGLGIRETKDLLELATSYIDFWKLSFGTSALYPREILKKKIKLIKSYEIDIYPGGTFLEIAINQNKTSEYLNEAKELGFTAVEVSDGTLSLPISLRSNIIKQAKSLGFKVLTEIGKKDKNKEFKVNQMIKQLKKDVIDGADKIIVEARESGTGVSIYDQQGQADQFMLKKILLEAPNHNDIIWETPLKKQQVYFIRLLGNNVNLGNIDPREILALESLRNGLRGDTFKTILNDDVDDGLFIEIDL encoded by the coding sequence GTGGTTGATTATAAAAGAGGTTGGAATTTTGATTTTGAATTTCCACTAGTAGCAAGAGAAGAGAAGCCTAGAACTCAAGGGTTAACTATGATTATTGATAAAGGCTTAGGTATAAGAGAGACTAAAGATTTGCTTGAATTAGCTACTTCTTATATTGATTTTTGGAAATTAAGTTTTGGAACTTCTGCTTTATATCCTAGAGAAATACTAAAGAAAAAAATTAAGTTAATTAAATCATATGAGATTGATATTTATCCTGGGGGAACTTTTTTAGAGATAGCTATTAATCAAAATAAAACTAGTGAATATTTAAACGAGGCTAAAGAATTAGGGTTTACAGCAGTTGAGGTTTCTGATGGTACCCTTTCGTTGCCTATTAGTTTAAGGTCTAATATTATTAAACAGGCTAAGAGTTTAGGATTTAAAGTACTGACTGAGATTGGTAAGAAGGATAAAAACAAAGAATTTAAAGTTAATCAAATGATTAAACAACTAAAAAAGGATGTAATTGATGGAGCTGATAAAATAATAGTTGAAGCTAGAGAGTCTGGAACTGGAGTATCAATTTATGATCAACAGGGTCAGGCAGATCAATTTATGCTAAAAAAAATATTATTAGAAGCTCCTAATCATAATGATATTATTTGGGAGACGCCTTTAAAGAAACAGCAAGTGTATTTTATTAGATTGTTAGGTAATAATGTTAATTTAGGTAATATAGATCCTAGAGAAATTTTAGCGCTAGAATCATTGCGAAATGGATTACGAGGTGATACATTTAAGACTATCTTAAATGATGATGTAGATGACGGATTATTTATAGAAATTGATTTATAA
- a CDS encoding DUF441 domain-containing protein, which yields MLESYLLLTFVLALGLLAGSNLLVIASTILGLLKLFKLNFILNILDGRGIKLGLLFLLMAVLSPMASDKLGIKDIIDSYKSVLGLFALVSGILATQVVGVGINLLDSDPELVVGILLGSIVGIVFFNGVPVGPLLAGGLTAIFYRIYSLLLG from the coding sequence ATGCTAGAAAGTTATTTATTATTAACTTTCGTATTAGCTTTAGGATTATTAGCAGGTTCTAATCTATTAGTAATAGCTAGTACTATTTTAGGATTGCTTAAATTATTTAAACTTAACTTTATTTTAAATATATTGGATGGTCGAGGGATAAAATTAGGATTATTATTTTTATTAATGGCGGTTTTATCTCCTATGGCTAGTGATAAATTAGGAATTAAAGATATTATAGATAGCTATAAGTCTGTGCTAGGTCTGTTTGCTTTAGTAAGTGGTATTTTAGCAACTCAAGTAGTAGGAGTAGGGATTAATTTATTAGATAGTGATCCTGAATTAGTAGTAGGAATTTTACTAGGTTCAATTGTAGGGATTGTTTTTTTTAATGGTGTTCCAGTTGGCCCGTTACTTGCAGGGGGGCTGACAGCTATTTTTTATCGGATTTATTCATTATTACTTGGTTAG
- a CDS encoding cation diffusion facilitator family transporter gives MGTESRYQAGRKVSLVSLIVNIILSVIKIIVGFMFASQALVADGFHSVSDVISTMIVLMSIKVSQVPPDKEHPYGHGKAEAIATKLLGLILVGTSLLLIKSTITSILEGAKAKPGSLVLWVAFISIIAKELLYQYTIHIGEKINSKGLIADAHHHRSDAFSSIAALIGAGGAKLGFPILDPIAGLIVALFIAKVGVEILQDAIDELMDAIPNQDKMSGIVDQVNSLERVITVGDIKLRTYGPYLYVDLNVVVNNELTVVEGHKIAVEVKKRIKNLYPKVEEVMVHIDPESVYQSKN, from the coding sequence ATGGGAACTGAAAGTAGGTATCAAGCTGGACGGAAAGTTAGCTTAGTTAGTTTAATAGTCAATATAATACTTTCTGTTATAAAAATTATAGTTGGATTTATGTTTGCAAGTCAGGCTTTAGTAGCTGATGGATTTCACTCAGTATCAGATGTTATTTCTACAATGATTGTATTGATGAGTATTAAAGTTTCTCAAGTACCACCAGATAAAGAACATCCTTATGGCCATGGTAAAGCAGAAGCTATTGCTACCAAATTATTAGGATTAATTTTGGTGGGAACTAGTTTATTACTAATAAAAAGTACCATAACCAGTATTTTAGAGGGGGCCAAAGCAAAACCAGGTAGTTTAGTTTTATGGGTAGCTTTTATTTCAATTATAGCTAAGGAATTATTATACCAATATACAATACATATAGGAGAAAAAATTAATAGTAAAGGTCTAATAGCTGATGCTCATCATCATCGTTCAGATGCTTTCTCTTCAATAGCAGCTTTAATTGGGGCAGGAGGGGCCAAGCTTGGCTTCCCAATATTAGACCCAATTGCTGGTTTAATAGTAGCCTTATTTATTGCTAAGGTTGGAGTAGAAATATTACAAGATGCAATTGATGAATTAATGGATGCTATTCCTAATCAAGATAAGATGAGTGGGATTGTTGACCAAGTTAATAGTTTAGAAAGGGTTATTACAGTAGGAGATATTAAATTAAGAACATATGGTCCTTATTTATATGTTGATTTAAATGTTGTAGTTAATAATGAACTAACTGTTGTGGAGGGACACAAAATTGCTGTAGAAGTAAAAAAAAGGATTAAGAATTTATATCCTAAAGTAGAAGAAGTAATGGTACATATTGATCCTGAAAGTGTTTATCAATCAAAAAACTAA
- a CDS encoding acylphosphatase — translation MSNKAIKAVIEGRLQGVGYRASTQQQATKLNIKGYVRNSDGNEIEVIAQGEEENLEKFIQFLKEGTTRSEVEDVSVEWVEPEGDYFRFSINY, via the coding sequence ATGTCTAATAAAGCAATTAAAGCGGTAATAGAAGGTCGATTACAAGGTGTTGGGTACAGAGCTTCGACTCAACAACAGGCAACTAAATTAAATATTAAAGGTTATGTGAGAAATTCCGATGGGAACGAGATTGAAGTAATAGCTCAAGGAGAAGAGGAGAACTTAGAAAAGTTTATTCAATTTTTAAAGGAAGGAACAACTAGATCTGAAGTAGAGGATGTTAGTGTAGAATGGGTAGAACCAGAAGGAGATTATTTTAGATTTAGTATTAATTATTAA